In Natrinema amylolyticum, the following are encoded in one genomic region:
- a CDS encoding MutS-related protein, producing MRLEEYWGVGPKTRETLTEELGRERAVRAIESGDVRTLADAGLARGRATRILRRATGGAGMDLLATSDARSAYKELLDLAVEHAVTQRAADRIRVLTPLDNREAMDERLDDVLAARDAWTELADDDRTAVLEAYGRYDERNGSERAAVEAALALLAAGVDSGPFAAIADLERDRLDAAAEALSALDGGRVREGADEELDRLRDALGAVEDMDANALALIEDLRDEGVHDAQGFRQSFEDHLLTETDVTIDRVRDAMPTDATDATDFVGDTLRTLRSDLTGAVDEHERAVASDLEETLSDAREAIDRAVEAVDDIAFHLSLARFALEYGCTRPVFVEGDEAAVSVVNARNIALASRDGESVQPITYALGDHGVTSVPAGVNAVPGEERVAVLTGANSGGKTTLLETLCQVVLLATMGLPVPADRAEVTPVDSLVFHRRHASFNAGVLESTLRSIVPPLSTGGRTLMLVDEFEAITEPGSAADLLHGLVRLSVDREALGVFVTHLADDLEPLPPEARVDGIFAEGLNPDLELLVDYQPRFDTVGRSTPEFIVSRLVANAGDRSERDGFETLAEAVGNEVVQRTLADARWTTGE from the coding sequence ATGCGACTCGAGGAGTACTGGGGGGTCGGCCCGAAGACGCGGGAAACGCTGACCGAGGAATTGGGCCGGGAACGAGCAGTTCGGGCGATCGAGAGCGGAGACGTTCGGACGCTCGCGGACGCCGGGCTCGCCCGCGGGCGAGCGACGCGGATCCTCCGGCGAGCGACCGGCGGCGCTGGCATGGATCTTCTCGCGACCAGCGACGCCCGATCGGCGTACAAGGAGCTGCTGGATCTGGCGGTCGAGCACGCCGTCACCCAGCGCGCGGCCGACCGGATTCGGGTGCTCACGCCGTTGGATAACCGCGAGGCGATGGACGAGCGCCTCGACGACGTGCTCGCGGCTCGAGACGCCTGGACCGAACTCGCGGACGATGACCGCACTGCTGTGCTCGAGGCCTACGGGCGCTACGACGAGCGCAACGGGAGCGAGCGCGCCGCTGTGGAGGCCGCGCTCGCGCTGCTCGCGGCCGGCGTCGATTCCGGCCCGTTCGCCGCGATCGCGGACCTCGAGCGCGACCGGCTCGACGCGGCCGCCGAGGCGCTTTCGGCGCTGGACGGCGGCCGCGTCCGGGAGGGTGCCGACGAGGAACTCGACCGGCTCCGGGACGCGCTGGGTGCCGTCGAGGACATGGACGCGAACGCGCTCGCGCTGATCGAGGACCTGCGCGACGAGGGGGTCCACGACGCCCAAGGGTTCCGCCAGTCGTTCGAGGATCACCTGTTGACCGAGACGGACGTGACGATCGATCGGGTACGGGACGCGATGCCTACCGACGCGACGGACGCGACCGACTTCGTCGGCGACACGCTTCGGACGCTCCGGAGCGACCTCACGGGCGCGGTCGACGAGCACGAGCGGGCCGTCGCGAGCGACCTCGAGGAAACGCTGTCGGACGCGCGCGAGGCGATCGATCGGGCCGTCGAGGCGGTCGACGACATCGCCTTCCACCTCTCGCTGGCGCGCTTCGCACTCGAGTACGGCTGCACGCGCCCCGTGTTCGTCGAGGGGGACGAAGCGGCCGTCTCCGTCGTCAACGCGCGCAATATCGCGCTCGCTTCGCGCGACGGCGAGTCGGTCCAGCCGATTACCTACGCGCTCGGCGACCACGGCGTGACGAGCGTCCCGGCCGGCGTCAACGCGGTTCCCGGCGAGGAGCGCGTGGCCGTCCTGACGGGGGCCAACAGCGGCGGGAAGACGACCCTGCTCGAGACGCTGTGTCAGGTCGTCCTGCTGGCGACCATGGGGCTGCCGGTCCCCGCCGACCGGGCGGAGGTGACGCCGGTCGACTCGCTGGTCTTCCACCGCCGGCACGCGAGTTTCAACGCCGGCGTCCTCGAGTCGACCCTGCGCTCGATCGTGCCGCCGCTCTCGACGGGCGGGCGCACCCTGATGCTGGTCGACGAGTTCGAGGCCATCACGGAACCCGGCAGCGCGGCGGACCTGCTCCACGGCCTCGTCAGGCTCTCGGTCGACCGCGAGGCGCTGGGCGTGTTCGTCACGCACCTCGCGGACGACTTGGAACCCCTGCCGCCCGAAGCGCGGGTCGACGGCATCTTCGCGGAGGGGTTAAACCCCGACCTCGAGTTACTCGTCGACTATCAGCCCCGGTTCGACACCGTGGGCCGGTCGACGCCGGAGTTCATCGTCTCCCGACTCGTCGCCAACGCCGGCGACCGGAGCGAGCGAGACGGGTTCGAGACGCTGGCGGAAGCGGTCGGCAACGAGGTCGTCCAGCGGACGCTCGCGGACGCTCGCTGGACGACCGGCGAGTGA
- a CDS encoding bacterio-opsin activator domain-containing protein, whose product MKRPNYTLLCVDDPQTTSLVADYFGRAHPDIDVLQASSAREGFERLDENEIDCIVSGCQVTDSDGSVFFDAVRETTPDLPCILFTGEGEESVAADAIRAGAADCMRRVTGSDQCELLANRVRTVVDGRRNRAVYRELFNAVDDAAMILDIDAGEVVDANTVACEHWGIAQSDIAGLAIDDLQATVPAADGMGVAEWLRTRNQDESTVVDWRCELDGRDPFWVEARVRCVTIDDRERGLVITHDITDRRYRERATDALLSTARDLMTMTEREAVCETAVETVSELFDADASRAYLISHEIATDPLPTRPVAATDAARTAVPDDKIEAAFGVDDILDAEANSRQYGYRDGDEAPGTLSVELELPLGHHGLLYIGSTQRCAFNQYELNLARIFAAHVGAALDRADRDRLLREREQELTDKRDELAALNHVNEVIRDVNQALVHVSTRDDIERLVCERFAAADRYRYAWIGRYSAESNQLTSAARAGIGDGDGLTETISLGGDPDDEILAQAITDQEVTIIPEIARSSLPTKRIEHARSNGYKSVAYVPVTYQNILYDILIVYAETRDAFGSDERTILAELGETIGSAINSAQRRSTRYGTDVAELTFSVRDDRSVPVALSAAVKCEVEFISWSPQSSRPVHLFVRVQDATPAVVTSWAEDFPSVEEIVELDDSGDGTIFKIESTESPIVEYVAEQGVQLVAMHATNGRGTVVVRTYADTNLRQFTELFETEFAGTELLSRDVQHDQSSDDGPWSQIANRLTDRQYEVLQVAFHGGFFDNPRKKNGEDLAALLGITQPTFHQHLRVGQRELLASVFEYYRQV is encoded by the coding sequence ATGAAACGACCGAACTACACGCTCCTCTGTGTCGACGACCCGCAGACGACGTCGCTCGTCGCCGATTATTTCGGACGGGCCCACCCTGATATCGACGTTCTGCAGGCGTCGTCGGCGCGTGAGGGCTTCGAGCGACTCGATGAGAACGAGATCGATTGCATCGTCAGCGGGTGTCAGGTGACTGATAGCGACGGTTCGGTGTTTTTCGACGCAGTGCGAGAAACGACCCCGGACCTCCCCTGTATCCTGTTCACCGGCGAGGGGGAGGAATCCGTGGCCGCCGACGCGATTCGAGCAGGGGCGGCGGACTGTATGCGGCGGGTAACTGGGTCGGATCAGTGCGAACTCCTCGCGAATCGGGTCAGAACCGTCGTCGACGGCAGGCGAAACCGCGCTGTTTACCGTGAACTATTCAACGCCGTCGACGATGCTGCGATGATCCTCGACATCGATGCTGGCGAGGTAGTTGATGCCAATACCGTCGCCTGCGAACACTGGGGAATCGCACAGTCTGACATAGCGGGCCTCGCGATAGACGACCTCCAGGCCACCGTTCCAGCGGCCGATGGAATGGGTGTCGCTGAATGGTTACGGACGCGAAACCAGGACGAGAGCACCGTCGTTGACTGGCGCTGTGAGTTGGACGGACGGGACCCGTTCTGGGTCGAGGCACGCGTCCGCTGCGTTACGATCGACGACCGCGAGCGGGGGCTCGTCATCACGCACGACATTACGGACCGCCGCTACCGCGAGCGCGCCACCGACGCATTGCTTTCGACTGCACGGGACCTGATGACGATGACGGAGCGGGAAGCGGTCTGCGAGACTGCCGTTGAGACTGTCAGTGAACTGTTCGATGCGGACGCGAGCAGAGCTTACCTCATCAGCCACGAGATAGCGACCGACCCGTTGCCGACACGCCCGGTGGCGGCGACCGATGCTGCGCGAACGGCGGTGCCCGACGACAAGATCGAGGCAGCGTTCGGCGTCGATGATATCCTTGATGCCGAGGCCAATAGCCGCCAGTACGGGTATCGGGACGGCGACGAGGCACCCGGAACGCTTTCGGTCGAACTCGAACTGCCACTGGGACACCACGGACTGCTCTATATCGGGTCGACCCAGAGGTGCGCGTTCAATCAGTACGAACTCAATCTGGCACGGATCTTCGCCGCCCACGTGGGCGCGGCACTGGACCGGGCGGACCGAGACCGTCTGCTCCGCGAACGTGAGCAGGAGCTCACAGACAAGCGCGACGAACTCGCGGCGTTGAATCACGTTAACGAAGTTATACGTGACGTCAACCAAGCGCTCGTCCACGTCTCGACACGCGACGATATCGAACGGCTCGTCTGTGAGCGATTCGCGGCCGCCGATCGATACCGCTACGCCTGGATCGGGCGATACAGCGCGGAGTCGAATCAGCTAACGTCGGCCGCCCGGGCCGGAATCGGAGACGGTGACGGACTGACCGAGACGATATCGCTCGGAGGAGACCCGGACGACGAGATACTCGCTCAGGCGATAACGGACCAAGAGGTCACTATCATCCCTGAGATAGCACGGAGTTCGCTCCCTACCAAGCGGATTGAACATGCCCGTTCAAACGGGTACAAATCCGTCGCGTACGTGCCGGTTACGTATCAGAATATTCTATACGATATACTGATCGTGTACGCGGAAACGCGTGATGCGTTCGGTTCCGACGAACGGACTATCCTCGCCGAACTGGGGGAGACCATCGGATCTGCGATCAACTCGGCACAGCGACGCTCGACGAGGTACGGTACCGACGTGGCCGAACTCACCTTCTCGGTTCGAGACGATCGGTCAGTTCCCGTCGCTCTCTCGGCGGCCGTCAAATGCGAGGTCGAATTCATCAGTTGGTCGCCCCAGTCGAGCAGACCCGTGCATCTATTCGTCCGAGTTCAGGACGCGACCCCCGCCGTAGTAACGTCGTGGGCTGAAGATTTCCCGTCCGTCGAAGAGATTGTCGAACTCGATGACAGCGGCGATGGAACGATATTCAAGATTGAGAGTACAGAATCTCCGATCGTCGAGTACGTCGCTGAACAGGGAGTTCAACTCGTAGCGATGCACGCCACAAATGGCCGCGGAACGGTCGTTGTTAGAACCTATGCGGACACCAATCTCCGGCAGTTCACGGAACTGTTCGAGACCGAATTTGCCGGTACAGAACTGCTCTCTCGAGACGTTCAACATGATCAGTCGTCAGATGACGGCCCCTGGTCGCAGATCGCTAACCGACTAACAGACCGGCAGTACGAGGTGTTACAGGTCGCCTTCCACGGGGGATTTTTTGACAATCCCCGCAAGAAAAACGGAGAGGATCTCGCAGCCCTCCTCGGGATCACGCAACCGACATTCCACCAGCACCTGCGCGTCGGTCAGCGCGAATTGCTTGCCAGCGTTTTCGAATACTATCGGCAGGTGTGA
- the purF gene encoding amidophosphoribosyltransferase, whose translation MTEKCGVVGVSLDGRDAARPLYYALYALQHRGQESAGIVTHDGFQQHSHVEMGLVGDAFGEGDLDALTGAAGIGHVRYPTAGSVDSSCAQPFSVSFKSGSLGLSHNGNLVNADEIRDELAAAGHAFTSDGDTEVIAHDLARNLLEEDLVRAVKRTMGRIHGSYSLTITHDDTVLGVRDPQGNRPLCIGELEDGYILASESAAIDTLDGDLVRDVRPGELVVLQEDGAGFDSYQLVENENTAHCFFEHVYFARPDSVIDDTLVYEARRNLGRKLWEESGVETDVVMPVPDSGRAFASGYADAASETTADGEPRTADDDGVEFAEGLMKNRYVGRTFIMPTQDERERAVRLKLNPIKSTIEGKTVTVIDDSIVRGTTSTQLVQLLKDCGAEEVHVRIGAPAIVAPCYMGIDMATREELIASDKSVGEIRDEIAADSLAYLSTDAVADVLGKERLDLCLGCVTGEYPYDIEGEETDRDVSRPDVGEHQLPADD comes from the coding sequence ATGACCGAAAAGTGCGGCGTCGTTGGCGTCTCACTGGACGGTCGAGACGCGGCGCGTCCGTTGTACTATGCGCTCTATGCACTCCAGCACCGCGGCCAGGAGTCAGCCGGAATCGTCACGCACGACGGGTTTCAACAGCACAGCCACGTCGAGATGGGGCTCGTGGGGGACGCCTTCGGCGAGGGCGACCTCGACGCGCTCACCGGGGCAGCGGGGATCGGTCACGTTCGGTATCCGACGGCCGGCTCGGTCGACTCCTCCTGTGCCCAGCCCTTCTCCGTCTCCTTCAAGAGCGGCTCGCTCGGACTCTCGCACAACGGCAACCTCGTCAACGCCGACGAGATCCGCGACGAACTCGCCGCCGCGGGCCACGCCTTCACCAGCGACGGCGACACCGAGGTCATCGCCCACGACCTCGCGCGCAACCTCTTAGAGGAGGACCTCGTGCGGGCCGTCAAGCGCACGATGGGACGCATTCACGGCTCGTACTCGCTGACGATCACCCACGACGACACGGTCCTCGGCGTGCGCGACCCGCAGGGGAACCGTCCGCTCTGTATCGGCGAACTCGAGGACGGCTACATTCTCGCCTCGGAGTCGGCGGCGATCGACACGTTAGACGGGGACCTCGTCCGCGACGTTCGCCCCGGCGAACTCGTTGTTCTCCAGGAGGACGGCGCGGGCTTCGATTCCTACCAGCTCGTCGAGAACGAGAACACCGCTCACTGCTTTTTCGAACACGTCTACTTCGCCCGCCCCGACAGCGTCATCGACGACACGCTCGTCTACGAGGCCCGGCGAAATCTGGGGCGCAAGCTCTGGGAGGAGAGCGGCGTCGAGACCGACGTCGTGATGCCGGTCCCCGACTCCGGTCGCGCCTTCGCCTCGGGCTACGCCGACGCCGCGAGCGAGACGACGGCCGACGGCGAGCCGCGGACGGCGGACGACGACGGCGTCGAGTTCGCCGAGGGGCTCATGAAGAACCGCTACGTCGGCCGGACGTTCATCATGCCGACACAGGACGAGCGCGAGCGCGCGGTGCGGCTCAAGCTAAACCCGATCAAATCCACGATCGAGGGCAAGACCGTCACCGTCATCGACGACTCGATCGTCCGCGGGACGACCTCGACCCAGCTCGTCCAGCTCCTGAAGGACTGCGGGGCCGAGGAGGTCCACGTCCGAATCGGTGCCCCGGCGATTGTCGCGCCCTGTTACATGGGGATCGACATGGCCACCCGCGAGGAACTCATCGCCTCGGACAAGTCCGTCGGCGAGATCCGCGACGAGATCGCCGCCGACAGTCTCGCCTACCTCTCGACCGACGCCGTCGCCGACGTACTCGGCAAAGAGCGACTCGACCTCTGTCTGGGCTGTGTCACCGGCGAGTACCCCTACGACATCGAGGGCGAGGAGACCGACCGCGACGTGAGTCGTCCCGACGTCGGCGAGCACCAACTGCCCGCGGACGACTAG
- a CDS encoding DUF5305 family protein has product MTLEWLTVAQLRYRKFVGERDRQVVAVSLVLGILLAGGGLATAASPPTETVQQPTDTVVVTTTQTTAATVTGESDMYDHGYVVQNSSLYLTDAAPNFSVTAQVSTADDRHLAVDQRLTLVYEARDGDETFWQRQEVVAQSSDTVNEGGATVTATLNASEILVEQQTLDAETGSGATVRAILVHSASYSTGEYEGEFTNDAAIGVSDQTYSVGDGIANRASHLEQQRVTRSIESEMYGVPLIWATYSVPKQTVWFVLAALVCWLVGGHAILLRSQRASVSDIERELTHRRFDNWMSQARVPDEMVSRCVSVSTLADLVDLAIDIDNRVVYDPNREQYIVLADHMTYIYTPEPTIGDVRDDVEGKSSGEINGPTEESEFEWAEKEAELDKGEEFEWTDDVDTVDNEDEFNWNDTG; this is encoded by the coding sequence ATGACTCTGGAATGGCTCACGGTCGCTCAACTCCGATATCGTAAATTCGTCGGGGAACGAGACCGTCAGGTCGTCGCCGTGTCGCTCGTACTCGGTATACTGTTGGCTGGCGGCGGCCTCGCAACGGCTGCGTCGCCACCGACAGAGACCGTCCAACAGCCGACGGACACCGTCGTCGTCACAACGACCCAAACGACGGCAGCGACCGTCACCGGGGAGTCGGACATGTACGATCATGGATACGTTGTCCAGAATAGTTCACTCTATCTAACTGATGCAGCGCCGAACTTCTCCGTCACGGCTCAAGTCAGCACGGCCGACGACCGGCATCTCGCTGTCGACCAGCGGCTCACGCTCGTCTATGAGGCACGAGACGGTGACGAGACGTTCTGGCAACGCCAGGAGGTAGTGGCGCAGTCGTCAGATACAGTCAATGAGGGTGGAGCGACGGTTACGGCGACGCTTAACGCATCCGAGATATTGGTCGAGCAGCAGACGCTCGATGCTGAGACGGGGAGCGGAGCGACGGTACGTGCGATACTCGTCCATTCGGCGTCGTATAGTACAGGAGAGTACGAAGGAGAATTCACAAACGATGCCGCAATCGGCGTCTCGGATCAAACGTACTCGGTCGGCGACGGAATCGCTAACAGAGCCTCCCATCTCGAGCAGCAGCGTGTTACGCGGTCAATAGAGTCAGAAATGTACGGTGTTCCACTAATATGGGCGACGTATTCGGTCCCGAAACAGACAGTCTGGTTCGTGCTGGCAGCCCTCGTCTGCTGGCTTGTCGGTGGCCATGCGATACTCCTGCGGTCCCAGCGGGCCAGTGTCAGCGATATCGAGCGGGAACTCACACATCGTCGGTTCGATAATTGGATGTCGCAGGCACGGGTTCCGGATGAGATGGTAAGTCGCTGTGTTTCGGTATCTACACTCGCCGACCTCGTCGACCTCGCAATCGATATCGATAATCGAGTGGTGTACGACCCGAACCGGGAACAGTATATCGTTCTCGCGGACCACATGACGTACATCTATACCCCAGAACCGACGATAGGCGACGTTCGGGACGACGTTGAGGGGAAAAGCAGCGGCGAAATTAACGGACCTACCGAGGAAAGCGAATTTGAGTGGGCCGAGAAAGAAGCGGAGTTGGATAAAGGGGAGGAATTCGAATGGACTGACGACGTAGATACGGTCGATAACGAAGACGAGTTCAACTGGAACGATACTGGCTAA
- a CDS encoding SLC13 family permease yields MGAERERTARAVTRRLWRYLWIVNARTKAYLALDAPAMIADMDDLTPEERRLARRAFPDGGCERDESGPGVGDATETAPGDGGAGGSRGDDGGSPFDVGGTYDLRQRVGFVLGPLLFALIFLSPTPDGLSAAGKAVAAVTAWVAVWWMSEAIPIPATSLLPIVLFPLTGALPVADTTPSYGHPLIFLFMGGFFLAMAMQRWGLHRRIALRTIEAVGTEPSRLILGFMLATAFLSMWVSNSATVMMMVPIALAVIYQTADLVDESDLAVDTSEGNFSFGVALMLCIAYGASVGGVSTLIGTPPNVLFAGQADALFDQSVSFAEWMLYGVPISAIGLVAVYTYVTRAVSPQFDELPAGADTIDRELERLGPMQRQEKLVAVVFVGMAVAWIGSSLLDPLLGIAPPEDADTIVAIGGALVLFTLPTTTADGDHTFLLDWTNAVDIPWGVILLFGGGLTIASGFGDTGLAAWIGERLELLAGVPMLAILFAVVVMTIFLTEVTSNTATTAMLMPILAGVAVGIGVHPFGLMIAGATAASFAFMLPVATPPNAIVFGSGYITLPQMAKIGVGLNVIGIILITLVALGWLPIAWGIEIGTLPTEFAEAFQG; encoded by the coding sequence ATGGGAGCCGAACGCGAGCGGACCGCTCGAGCGGTGACGCGGCGGCTGTGGCGGTACCTGTGGATCGTCAACGCCCGGACAAAGGCGTATCTCGCTCTCGACGCGCCGGCCATGATCGCGGACATGGACGATCTGACGCCCGAGGAACGACGTCTCGCGCGACGGGCGTTTCCCGACGGCGGATGCGAGCGCGACGAGAGCGGCCCCGGAGTCGGAGACGCGACGGAGACGGCTCCCGGCGACGGCGGGGCCGGCGGGAGTCGCGGTGACGACGGCGGCTCCCCGTTCGACGTCGGCGGGACGTACGATCTCCGCCAGCGGGTCGGGTTCGTCCTCGGGCCGCTCCTGTTCGCGCTGATCTTCCTCTCGCCGACGCCCGACGGCCTCTCGGCCGCGGGGAAGGCCGTCGCCGCCGTCACCGCCTGGGTCGCCGTCTGGTGGATGTCCGAAGCGATCCCGATTCCGGCGACGTCGCTGTTACCGATCGTCCTGTTTCCGCTGACCGGCGCGCTCCCAGTCGCGGACACGACGCCCTCCTACGGCCATCCGCTGATCTTCCTGTTCATGGGCGGGTTCTTCCTCGCGATGGCGATGCAGCGGTGGGGACTGCACCGCCGAATCGCGCTGCGGACGATCGAGGCCGTCGGCACCGAACCCTCGAGGCTCATCCTCGGGTTCATGCTCGCCACGGCGTTCCTTTCGATGTGGGTCTCGAACAGCGCGACCGTCATGATGATGGTTCCCATCGCGCTGGCGGTCATCTACCAGACCGCGGACCTCGTCGACGAGAGTGATCTCGCCGTCGATACGAGCGAGGGGAACTTCTCGTTCGGCGTCGCGCTGATGCTCTGTATCGCCTACGGCGCGTCCGTCGGCGGCGTCTCGACGCTCATCGGAACCCCGCCGAACGTGCTCTTCGCGGGCCAGGCCGACGCGCTCTTCGATCAGTCGGTCTCCTTCGCCGAGTGGATGCTCTACGGCGTTCCCATCTCGGCGATCGGTCTCGTGGCCGTCTACACCTACGTCACGCGCGCCGTGTCGCCGCAGTTCGACGAACTGCCAGCGGGCGCGGACACGATCGACCGCGAACTCGAGCGACTCGGCCCGATGCAGCGCCAAGAGAAACTGGTGGCCGTCGTCTTCGTCGGGATGGCCGTCGCCTGGATCGGCTCGAGCCTGCTCGATCCCCTCCTCGGGATCGCGCCGCCGGAGGACGCCGACACCATCGTCGCGATCGGCGGCGCACTGGTCCTGTTCACGCTCCCGACGACGACCGCGGACGGCGATCACACCTTCCTGCTCGACTGGACCAACGCCGTCGACATCCCGTGGGGCGTCATCCTCCTGTTCGGCGGCGGCCTCACGATCGCAAGCGGCTTCGGCGACACCGGCCTCGCGGCCTGGATCGGCGAGCGCCTCGAATTGCTCGCGGGCGTGCCGATGCTCGCCATCCTCTTCGCCGTCGTCGTGATGACCATCTTCCTGACGGAGGTCACGTCGAACACGGCGACGACGGCGATGTTGATGCCCATTCTCGCCGGCGTTGCCGTCGGCATCGGCGTCCACCCGTTCGGCTTGATGATCGCTGGCGCGACCGCAGCTTCTTTCGCATTTATGCTCCCAGTGGCGACTCCACCCAATGCGATCGTCTTCGGCAGCGGGTACATCACGCTGCCACAGATGGCCAAGATCGGCGTCGGACTCAACGTCATCGGAATTATCCTGATCACGCTCGTTGCGCTCGGTTGGCTCCCGATCGCGTGGGGGATCGAAATCGGAACGCTGCCGACGGAGTTCGCTGAGGCGTTCCAGGGGTAG
- a CDS encoding DUF6735 family protein: MGHRALVAYRRPDRLYDLRYSHWGGESLSFADEITAATPLADGAVEGPLLADSISRDRILRDHLDPCVHEALYLVVPADDYGVEAYRVCWLEWGDGRDGGRGAIVAARPDDGGAVSVWFRATKTALADVIEMGALSRRAAQAYLEARVCEERDGIPYTYGESAGGDESPSDGDSTYTPTPDRWLEDERRESDEPTDEGNEFEE, encoded by the coding sequence ATGGGCCATAGAGCCCTCGTCGCCTACCGGCGGCCGGATCGCCTCTACGACCTGCGATACAGTCACTGGGGCGGCGAGTCGCTGTCGTTCGCCGACGAGATCACGGCGGCGACCCCCCTCGCCGACGGCGCGGTCGAGGGGCCCCTGCTGGCGGACTCGATCTCTCGCGATCGAATCCTGCGAGACCATCTCGACCCCTGCGTTCACGAGGCGCTCTATCTCGTCGTCCCGGCGGACGACTACGGCGTCGAGGCCTACCGGGTCTGCTGGCTCGAGTGGGGCGACGGCCGCGACGGCGGCCGGGGAGCGATCGTCGCGGCCCGCCCCGACGACGGCGGCGCGGTCAGCGTCTGGTTTCGCGCGACCAAGACCGCCCTGGCCGACGTCATCGAGATGGGGGCGCTCTCGCGACGGGCCGCACAGGCGTATCTCGAGGCCCGCGTCTGCGAGGAGCGAGACGGTATCCCCTACACGTACGGCGAGTCGGCCGGCGGTGACGAGTCGCCCAGCGACGGCGACTCGACGTATACGCCCACGCCGGACCGCTGGCTCGAGGACGAACGTCGAGAGAGCGACGAACCGACGGATGAGGGAAACGAATTCGAGGAGTGA
- a CDS encoding signal peptidase I, producing MRYRAGVALLAGVIAVSALTPLGVSFVYSDSMEPTIDTGDGFVVLPANDAAAGDVVTFYSDERDEYVTHRVVEETEVGYVTQGDNNQETDQAVGYSHVSPDDIEGRVLSVGESPLTAPALGTLVSESSQHRGILVLIGVVALTVSIGSNGRSRDVINTGSLFRQLILTSIAIGVVAIVISGSTVGLTITEAASSSPETMTFEDGDRTTLEFTNTPTPYTHRVTSASGLRIVDTIVAEETLSLTVEHVGDSESAAVQFYNYPAVVPKGIVETLHGIHPLLAAVFTVGAAHLPIVGVYWLLVDSSEPVRTARIQLPRRLR from the coding sequence ATGAGATACAGGGCTGGCGTCGCGTTGCTCGCCGGTGTGATCGCGGTGTCGGCGCTGACACCGCTCGGCGTCAGCTTCGTCTATTCCGACAGTATGGAACCGACAATCGACACCGGCGACGGATTCGTCGTCCTGCCAGCTAATGACGCCGCCGCCGGTGACGTCGTCACCTTTTATTCGGACGAACGAGACGAATACGTGACCCACCGGGTTGTCGAGGAGACGGAAGTAGGGTACGTCACGCAGGGCGACAACAATCAGGAGACGGACCAGGCCGTCGGCTATTCACACGTGTCGCCCGATGACATTGAGGGACGTGTCCTCTCCGTCGGCGAGTCGCCGCTGACGGCGCCGGCTCTCGGGACGCTCGTCTCCGAATCGTCACAACATAGGGGTATCCTCGTGCTGATCGGCGTCGTCGCCCTGACCGTCAGCATAGGGTCGAACGGTCGGTCGCGGGACGTCATCAACACTGGCAGCCTATTTCGGCAACTGATTTTGACGAGCATCGCCATCGGCGTCGTCGCGATCGTCATCTCCGGCAGCACCGTCGGCCTCACCATCACGGAGGCAGCCAGTTCCTCGCCGGAGACGATGACGTTCGAGGACGGCGACCGAACGACGCTCGAGTTCACCAATACGCCGACACCCTACACCCATCGTGTCACCTCCGCGTCTGGGCTTCGGATCGTCGATACCATCGTTGCAGAAGAGACGCTGTCGCTTACCGTGGAGCACGTAGGCGACAGTGAGTCAGCGGCGGTCCAGTTCTACAACTACCCGGCCGTAGTGCCGAAGGGTATCGTGGAGACGCTCCACGGGATCCATCCGCTGCTGGCTGCCGTCTTCACTGTCGGCGCTGCCCACCTGCCGATCGTCGGGGTGTACTGGCTATTGGTCGACAGTTCCGAACCGGTTCGAACCGCTCGAATACAATTGCCACGGAGGTTGCGGTAG